The Paenibacillus amylolyticus genome contains the following window.
CTGCAAAAGAAAGCTTTTACCACTGCCATAACGGCCGGTAATGAGTTTGAACGCTGCGCCGCCCTCCGCAATATTGTCCATATCTCGCAAAATGGCTTCCACTTCCGGCTTTCGTCCAACAGCAATCTGCTCCAGTCCTATTCGCGGGACAACACCCGCCGTTAATGAATTGACAAGTGCGGTGGTCAGCCGCTTCGGTATTTTAAGTTCTGTCACTGCGTATCACCTCTTCACATGTTCAAACACATCTATATAATCAGGAACAATCCGATCACCATCAATGAGAAGATCACCGATTGTTTCCATAGCTACATCATTAATTTCATCCAGCAAAAGCGCAGGCATCGTTCCATATTGCTCAGCCAGACGCATCAGCTCCGTATCCGGACTTGCACCAAGTAGAACATGGATCGTGTGCACCTGCTGAGGGGATAGTTCCTTGGCAAAGAGCAGCCATTCCTCATCCAAATCAGCCTCAACAGACTCGTCCCACTGCAACCTAATCAATTCTATTGGTGCTGATGTTGCAATCTCTACTGTGGATGGATCTGTATTCATGTAATCTCCAGTTGGAGTGCTCTCATCCCTTGCATGTAGCGCATCTGCTGGATTACTTGTAACCTCTGCGTTGTTAACCTCGTCATCTTTCACTTCAGCAGGGTCATTTTCCTCAATCGTAAGTGCCAATCGCACGTACTCACTTTCCTGCTGTAACGATGCCAATTTCTCCGTATCAATACGGATCACCGGTTGCTCCACAGCCTCAGCCTGCTCAACTGCATATGCTTTGTCTAAGTAACGTTCAATCAGATTCGCAAGTTCGGGTTCAAGGGTCTGCCCACGCAATCGGCCTCTGAATCCGAGTAATTCACGAAGTTTATTTTCAGTACATCGATAGATCCGGGTAACCATCTGCACAAATTCAGGCTGTTCACCTATGGGCATATATCTGAACGATACCGATCTTCCATAGATGAAATCATCGTAAACTGCTTTGCGAAACAGCACGCGCTCCACCGTACGTTCTTCGTTGGGCTGAAACTCGGGCAGCAGTCCAACTTGCCGGGTACGTTCCAGGTACGATTGAACCAAGGCCATAACCCGTGGGATATACTGCTCCATCACTTCTTTGCCGCCATCTCTATAGAACTTACTGAGTGTAATATCGTAATCATAGTATCTTTGCAGCATATTCAGCGAAATTTCCGAGACTTTAACCTGTAAAATACGTTGCAGCTCCATATCAAGCATCTCTGCCGGCAGATATCCGCCCGAAAGGCTCATCACTTCGGATAATGCCATCTCCATCTTATGGACCAGCACATAATCAACCATCCACTCTTGCATATATATATTTAATTGGGGAAGTCGTTCACGGTAATTCACCCATAGCTGCTTTAATTGATCATAGCCCTCCTGGGGATTCTGCCAGCCAATGCCGTTAATCAACTCATAGATATGAACAAACAGATAGGACAGATCGGTATCCGGGTATCTTGCTTGGCGTACTTCCTTCCTCCAATACAAATACCACTTGCGCTGGGCTTCGTTCATCACACCATACGTTGGCCAATAACTCATGAAGGGTACCCGGGGGAGACATCCCCCTCCACATCTGCCCACTGCTTGGCTTCCTCCACAAAACGTGCCTCCGAAGACAATACGCCTCCACGATGCTGCATCGTATCGTATGCAGACTTCACAAGGGTTGATCGATCAGGAACCGGAACCGCAGCTGTCTCCGCTTCTTCACTCAGATCGATCTCCATAAATTCCAGTTGTCTTGAATCGTCTTTCATAGAACGTCATTTCACCCTCCTCCAAGACAGAATACGAACAGGTGTATCCATAGGGATCATTATATCACTTGTCCTGTGTCTGCGGTGACGAAATTTAGACATTCTTGGACACCAAAAAGAAGGCATTGCTGCCCTCTTTTATCAAGTCAATATCACTTCTTCATCCATTCATTAAATCTTGGTCAAAATCAAAACGAACATTGCATAGGCGTATCAACCAACAATTGCTCGATTCTTCCCTTCACTTTTCGCTTGAGCCAGCGCGCGACTCGCTTTTTCGATCAGGTTGGACACATCATTGCGTTTATCCGGTACCAGCACTGCACCTCCAACACTAACCGTAACGACTCCGCTTGGGCCTGATGATTCCCGTTGAATCTGAAGTGCGAGAACATGCTGTCGGATCTCTTCCGCAAGTCCCGCAGCATATTCAGACGTTCTGCTCTTCAATTTCAGCATGAATGTTCCACCCCGAAGACGTGAAATCTGGGCTTCATGTTGTTCGCTGACGACGGTAAGCACTTCACCGATCCATTGCAGACACAAGTCGCCACCCTGAAGACCGTATGCTGCATTATACGAACGGAAATCATCAATATCTATGATGAGCAATCCCAGCGTACATTCATTTTGCATACAATCATCCCAGTCCTCCTGAAGCTGCGACTTGAATACCGTCTGTATCGGCATATCCGTCAATGGATCTGTGGTTAGATAGTTCTGCAGTTGGCTTGCCGTCTCGGAGTAATGGCTTTGCTCATGATGAGAAGCTCCACTATGCAGCAGCACCATTACAGAAGGTTTACCTGCATGTGTAACAGCAGCAAGCGTTATCTCAAGCAACAATGAGGTGCCGGCCGCTGTTGTGAAATAGGATTGGCTCGTGATCAAACTCGTGTTGTTCTGCTCTAATTCTTCAAAGCTCTGTTGCAGGGTAACTCTCGTTTGATCTGGTATCAATTCTTGGAAGTCTTTGCCCATCAGGTTTTTAGAATTTTCAAATCCAAGCAATTCAGCAGCCTTTGTATTGCAATAGATGATCTGACCGTCTGTCAGCGTAAAGAATGCCACGGGCGAATATTCCATTAATTGCAGATAACGTTGCTCATTTTGTCGCAAAATGCGAGCGTTCTGCAACGCCTGCTCCTCTGCCTGAGCCAATTGGTTTTCTGTTTGCCGACGTACAATGGTTTTGAGTAAAGGTAACACACTCAGCTCTTTGGTAGTCCATGGGTATGAGCTCCCCTTCACAACCTCACGCCATTTTTCAAATGATTTGCGAGGGGACAACCGCATTCCGTCATCCGTTTTGAGCACCGCTTTCGCTGGGTCACCCGCCCATTCCACAATCTGGACGACCTCTGGTCGGAACCAGATCATGTAGTTATGCTGTCCAGGCGAAATGGCAACATAAATAACCCCGGAGGCCTTATCCTGATAAGCTTTGGAACTCTCATACTCAGCACTCAGTCTTGAAGTGTAATAGCTGTAATCCTCTGCCTTTCCGGCAAGCCAACCTGCCAGTTCACGGATCTGTCCGCTGTTCGGCGTATCACCATAGAGCAACAGCTTGTCCTGGTAACAGATGGCTGCTCCGGTGGAATCCATCAGGTTCAACACCGTCTCTTCTTCTCCCTGCAATTCCTCAAGGACACGTGCAGGACTTGTGTTTCCAATAAAAATGTTGGCAATTCGTGAAGCGGCTTCGCGTGACTGTATCTCGGATTGATAGTCATCCAATTGTTGGCGCTGGAACAGTTCATTCGAGAAGAACGCCCCAGGAAATTACAGAGATTCCGCACGCGGTGGGGAACATATCTTGCCGAGTAATGGTGACATGTGATGAGGCCCCACAGCTGACTGTTATGGATGAGTGAGATTGTAACGGTTGCACCTACACCCATATTTTGCAAATACTCAATGTGAAGAGGAGATACGCTGCGCAGAACCGAAAGACTCAAATTCAGCGGTTTGCCTGTGAGCGGTTGTAGCATAGGTACGATCTCCACAGGTGTATAATCGACATTTACAATGGTTCGTAACCAATTGCGAAGGTACAATTCCCTGGCCTGTTTTGGAATATCCGAAGCTGGATAGTGATGTCCCAGGAATGGTTCAAGTTCCTGTTCACGCGCTTCAGCAATAACTTTACCATTCCATTGCTCGTCAAACTCATAGATCATGACCCGGTCATAACCGAGCATCTCCTTCACCTGTTCAGCCGCAATCTGGCTTGCTTCCAAGCGACTGTCTGTGCTTTTGATCCGGCCGAAGAAACGGGATACCCATTCAAAGTCAGTCGTTTCCATGTCCTCTTTTTCATAAAAAGGCTCGATCTCCAGAATAAGCAGACCTTCACTTTCATGAAGAACAGCGGAGAAAACGCGGTCTTCACCGGCCACCGCAATAGTCAGATTCATGTAATGCAGATCAGAGGTTACATCCGCATTGAAGCTGCTGCTCAGCAATTGCCTTACATACTGCTCACCGATCAAATCTTGCAAAGGCATACCCAGAATGTCATCACAAGCAATACCCAGATGATCCACCGTATTTTGACTACACTGAACAATAGTAGGGACATGGCTGGTATTAATGGCCAGAAGTACACCATGAGGTTGGATAAAACCAGGGATATGAATCGGTTCTTTCTCGCAGTTATTCAGATCAATCGGATCATTCGTATATGTTCCCTGTTGAAGCAATGTGCGGTTCAATAGTTGTTCTTTCTTGGATTTCGGTTCGGCCATGGCCAGGAAACTCCCCTCTCATGATGGCTATATAAGTGGAATTAATGATATTTACACGACACTACGATGACAGAATAACCTTCCAATCGCTGTTATCCCCAGATTTTATCGATTCCCTTTTGTAAAGGGAAAAATCCGGTTATAAAGGCGAACGCTTTGCTTTTTTAGGTTTTTTCTGTCCTCTTCGTTATTTGTAAATGATTACTTCAACTTATATAAGTTCCTTTTAAAATATAAAATTCCGCCCTACAGGCGTTTGGGTGATCATCCGGCATGTTATTTGTTCGTATTAATCCACTGATCCAGCAGTCGGAATGTCTCTGATGCGCTGTGCACCATGTTATCCTCATCTTCTGAAGTACGGATGGACTGCTGTAGCAGCCCCATAAACTCGCTCCATTTTGTTCTGGTCTCCGTGCCGTAAGCATTGAAATATTCCAAGCCACGATCCGCTTCAATCGGCAGGAATTGGGACAAGCGTTTCGTCATGATCTGCCCACCATTCGTAGACCCTTCAATCACATACAGGTACCCGAACATGCGGGCAGGTGTTGAAATGTCCGGTAGCTCTTCACAGAGGGGAAGCTGGCGGATCTCCTCTTCGCTTGCTCCAAGATTTCGCAAATCCTTCTCCAGTAATCCAGCTTTACCTCTAATCTCAATATCCATTCCCGTGCTTTCCCAGAAAGGCTGCTGTACAGCCTGATCTTCCAGCGGTTTCAGGAATCCATAGAATTTCTCCAAATATGTTCTATATTCTTCTATAGTCACAGTTTGATTCATAATGGCTTTCGCATAAGGGTTCTGTTCTACTTGTCTGTGGTAATGAGCTGTCTCGCTCTTCAGACGTTCCATAATCGTTGTTGCTGTCATCGTAGTTAGCCCCTTTCACAATCTGTTCTGTATATGCAAATTAATGCTTATCCGCAATTGAATCTCATGCTTTTATAAAATAGAAACTACTCACGCTGCAATCAGCTCCATTTAATACAGACAAAGACTCTATGTAAGTATACTTATTCTTGTTAGAGAAAACTACATGAATCCAACATCTATATGTATCCAATACATTCCTCCGTTGTTATGTTAACTAACTTGCTGACTCTATCTACCCCTATTTACCGAAAAACGCAAAATGACCCCACGTTACCAGTTGATCCTTACACAGAACACCCTATCCTAATCACATACATCTGGTTTCAAAAGTTTAATCCATAATCATTCTTTCTTGGTAATTGTTGTCATGGTTTAATCTGTCTTTCAGATGTCAACATGGTACACTAGCATTATATCCTGTTATTGGAGGAATGCACCCTATGAACATGACTGTTCAAGACATCGTACTTCATCTCACAGATCGTATTGAATTGCCGGAAAACACGGTTGATCAGCTTATTACGGGTTCACTTGATCGTAAGGTCACAGGTATTATCCTTGCTTTTATGCCGACACATTATGTCATTGAGCAAGCCATCAAACATGGTGCCAATCTGATTATTGCACATGAATCTCCCTTTTATAATCATCATAGCCATACGGACTGGCTCGCAAGTGATCCTGTTTATACGGACAAAAGGAAGTTAATTGACGAAGCCGGCATTTCCATCTATCGCTGTCATGATATCATCCATCGCTTCCAACCGGATGGCATTACCGAAGGATTGATTCAGGCATTGGGGTGGTCCCCTTATGTGGAGCAACGAATGCCTGAAGCAGACATTCTTGCGTTGCCGGAAGGACAGAACGTGCAAGCTATTGCTCACCATGTGAAAAACTGCCTTGGGATCGATTATGTACGTGTCACAGGTGATCCCGATTTGGTCTGTGAACGTGCAGCGATATTGGTAGGTTTTCGTGGCAATGGCCCTGTGACCATTCCCCTGATTCAGAACAAACAATTGGATCTCATTATCGCCGGAGAAGGATTCGAATGGGAGACACCTGAATATATCCGCGATGCCGTGCAACAAGGCAAGTCCAAAGCACTCATCATGTTGGGACATGCCGAAAGCGAGGCATCCGGGATGAAGCTTTTGGCTGACAGGTTGGCAGAACAATTTACAGAACTGACCGTTCATTTTGTAGGCGAGCGGCCTGTGTACACTGTGATCTGATCGTACGATGGATTGAATTTGTACGGAATGAAGTGGAATCGACTGGTATGAATCGGTATGGATCGGCATGAAGAGGATTTTAGCTGATCGGTTCAAATCTCATACTCCGCGACCCTACCCTGGAGCTGTCCATCTGTTCTGTGTTCCAGGGTCGAGTCGGCGGACTCTGCAACGAATCTGACACACTTTATTTAGCGAATTTTTGCCGATCTTCAAAAGTAACGAATCCTAGACACGCTATTCCCTCGTTTCCCCTCCTTAATCTCCTCTTTCTACCCGCCTGAGCCCAATTAACGGTGCTAAGGTTCGTTAGATTTCTCAATTCAATCGAATCGATATAATAAGGTGTCTCTGGTTCGTTAGAGATTATGATGAGCAATGAGTACTGAGCACACATTGAACACACATGCCCCGCATTTCTTCGCGCACCATCTGGTTTTTCAGGTTTTTTTGTTGTACTCTAGATGCTGTGTCTTCAAAGCTCAGGACATTTGTCCTTGGCGTTTGGGGTGAGTTTATCATTAAATAGAAGTCGAAGTCATTGAATAAGGAGCGTACATATGAGAGGAATTATTTTTGCATTGCTGGGCGGCGCGTGTATCACGCTCCAAGGTGTTGCCAATACTCGGATAAGTACCGACATGGGCACATGGCAAGCCGCTACGATTACACAACTGACAGGATTCATCTTAGCAGCGCTAATCCTGGTGTTCGTTAGAGACATTAACCTCCAGGGACTCAAACAAGTAAAACCCATGTACCTGGCAGGAGGTGCTTTTGGGGCCGTCATTATTTTCAGCGAAGTAACGGCCATTCAGCAAATTGGGGTGACGTTCACGATCTCGGCCCTGCTCATTGCTCAGCTGTTCCTGACTTTTCTCGTGGACAGTAATGGATGGTTCGGCGTGGTGAAACAAAAGATGAAGCTGCCTCAATTTCTGGGCATTGCCTTGATGATCACAGGTGTCATCATTATGAAACTATAGTTTTGAGAATACTTGGAACATATTGGCGGGGGTGAATCAAGGTGAAAGAAATCCATAATGAGCAACAATTATTACATTATCTGAAGCAATATCAACTCGAAAAGGTATTTCACGAGTCCCTGCGTCCACATATGACGATATGCCACTTCGATAAGTGTGAACTGATCTGTCGTGAAGGGGAAACCTCCGAATATTTATACGTGTTGGTTGAGGGTAAAATCAAAATTTTCACCACCTCCGCTCAGGATAAAACGCTGGTGCTTTGCTTCAAGACACCGCTTGAAGTCGTCGGAGACATAGAGTATGTCCGTGAAAGCGATATTGTCAATACGGTTCAGGCCGTGTCGCCAGTTATCATGCTTCGCATTCACTATCAATGGCTCGCTGAGCTTGCCAGCGATTATGCACCTTTGCTTAAATTTTTGCTCAAAATCATCTCACACAAATTCTATATTGACTCGAACTTTTCCAATTTTAATCTGATGTATCCCGTTGAGGTCCGTCTGGCCAGCTATCTGCTCTCCATCTCAACAGAAGAAGCGGGCAACGTGGTTCATGAAGAACTGGACGCGTTCAATCTGACCGACATCGCGAATCTGATCGGCACCAGTTATCGGCATCTCAACCGGGTGATCCAGAAACTGTGTGCAGACGAATTGATTGAACGACATCAGGGATTGATTATGATTAAGGATCGTGCGGGTCTGCGCGAAATAGCAGGTCACAACATTTATGAATAAGGAGTTCGACAACCATGTTAATCACAGGCATTTCGCTTGCGTTGCTGGCAGGAGCACTTGTCAGTCTGCAAACCATATTTAATAGCAAAGTCAATGAGCGCACCGGTTCATGGTCCACAACAACGCTGGTGCTTTTCACCGGATTCATCGCTTCGTTCCTCATCTCTCTGCTCGTGGAGGGCAAGAATACATTCAGCTTCCAGCATATGCAACCCTGGTATTGGCTCAGTGGAGCCATCGGTGTTGGTGTGGTCTTCTGTCTTGTGCAAGGCATGAAGTTGCTTGGTCCCACGTATGCCATCTCGATCGTGCTGACGTCCCAACTGAGCTTTGCGCTCCTATTTGATTCCATGGGGTGGCTGGGGCTGGAGCAAATTCCTTTCTCGTGGAATCAACTGTTTGGTGTGCTTGTGATCGTCGGCGGAATTGTGTTATTCAAGTTCGGTGGGGCTAAATCGGAAAAATCAGATCCGTCAGATGCATCTGACAAGTCACCCAGCTCACTGCAATCCAACTTCTAAAATAACAAAAAGAGTGTCTTCCAATCCCACTGATTGGAAAGACACTCTTTTTTGCAATCAAACCACGTATCGTGCAGCTTACTCTGCAAACTCCACGTTATGGTAGACCTGCTGAACATCTTCCAGGTCTTCAAGCGCATCGATCAGTTTCTCGAACTGAGCTTGTGCATCCTCTGGAAGTTCAATATGGTTTTGCGCAAGCATTGTCAGCTCGGCTACCGTAAACTCCGTAACACCAGCAGCTTTGAAAGCTTCCTGTACAGCGTGGAATTGATCCGGTTCTGCATATACAATCACAGCTTCGTCTTCATCCACGATATCACGTACATCCACGTCTGCTTCAAGCAGAATTTCCAGTACCTCTTCGGAGTTCTTGCCTTCTACACCGATAACCGCTGTAGGATCAAACATGTAAGCAACAGAACCACTGACACCCATGTTTCCGGCATTTTTGTTAAACGCAGAGCGTACTTCCGGCGCTGTGCGATTTACGTTGTTGGTAAGTGCATCAACGATGACCATCGCACCGTTCGGTCCGAAGCCTTCGTAACGCAACTCTTCATAGTTCTCATCCCCGCTGCCTTTAGCTTTTTCCATTGCACGATCAATAATGGCTTTGGGTACATTATACGTTTTGGCACGTTCCAGCACGACTTTCAGTGCACGGTTCGCTTCCGGGTCCGGTTCGCCCTTCTTGGCAGCTGACATAGATCTCAACGCCGAATTTAGCGTAGACCCGGCTCGTGTTTGCATCTTTTGAAGCTTTCTTTTCCTTGATATTATTCCACTTACGACCCATATCGTTTCCGCTCACTTTCAACATGTAATCTGCTTTCTACTATGTCATTATATCTTGTTGAACGTACTTCAACAAGTTAATACCCACGAAATAATGGGAATAACTACGGCGATTATGCATCTCTCTATAAAGTTTAGCCAAAGTTTATCTGCTGATCTATCTCTATTAAGTAACTACGAACATCTCTATTCCATTCCTCTATAGAAAAACAAGAAGCACCCCAATTAGGAATGCTTCTGCCCAAAATAAGTCTTAACATTAGTTTTAACAACTACTTAATTAAGCGTGAAATTGTCGACCATCCAACACTTCAGGAACATATCCCGCACGAATAACAAAGTCTCCGAAATGTTCACCTTCATTGCGTTCTCTGGCATACTGATTCACCATTGGCGTTAACGTGTCCAGAATCTCAGTTTCACCAATGTTTTCTTTGTACAGCTTATTCAGTCGATGGCCAGTGAAGCTGCCACCAAGGTACATATTGTATTTGCCTGGTGCTTTACCGATAAATGAAATCTCCGCCAGCATCGGTCTTGCACATCCGTTCGGGCAACCCGTCATACGAATGACAATCTCTTCGTCTCTCAGGCCCGCTTCATCCAGTA
Protein-coding sequences here:
- a CDS encoding biliverdin-producing heme oxygenase, encoding MTATTIMERLKSETAHYHRQVEQNPYAKAIMNQTVTIEEYRTYLEKFYGFLKPLEDQAVQQPFWESTGMDIEIRGKAGLLEKDLRNLGASEEEIRQLPLCEELPDISTPARMFGYLYVIEGSTNGGQIMTKRLSQFLPIEADRGLEYFNAYGTETRTKWSEFMGLLQQSIRTSEDEDNMVHSASETFRLLDQWINTNK
- a CDS encoding diguanylate cyclase, which codes for MLNLMDSTGAAICYQDKLLLYGDTPNSGQIRELAGWLAGKAEDYSYYTSRLSAEYESSKAYQDKASGVIYVAISPGQHNYMIWFRPEVVQIVEWAGDPAKAVLKTDDGMRLSPRKSFEKWREVVKGSSYPWTTKELSVLPLLKTIVRRQTENQLAQAEEQALQNARILRQNEQRYLQLMEYSPVAFFTLTDGQIIYCNTKAAELLGFENSKNLMGKDFQELIPDQTRVTLQQSFEELEQNNTSLITSQSYFTTAAGTSLLLEITLAAVTHAGKPSVMVLLHSGASHHEQSHYSETASQLQNYLTTDPLTDMPIQTVFKSQLQEDWDDCMQNECTLGLLIIDIDDFRSYNAAYGLQGGDLCLQWIGEVLTVVSEQHEAQISRLRGGTFMLKLKSRTSEYAAGLAEEIRQHVLALQIQRESSGPSGVVTVSVGGAVLVPDKRNDVSNLIEKASRALAQAKSEGKNRAIVG
- a CDS encoding TerB N-terminal domain-containing protein, producing the protein MSYWPTYGVMNEAQRKWYLYWRKEVRQARYPDTDLSYLFVHIYELINGIGWQNPQEGYDQLKQLWVNYRERLPQLNIYMQEWMVDYVLVHKMEMALSEVMSLSGGYLPAEMLDMELQRILQVKVSEISLNMLQRYYDYDITLSKFYRDGGKEVMEQYIPRVMALVQSYLERTRQVGLLPEFQPNEERTVERVLFRKAVYDDFIYGRSVSFRYMPIGEQPEFVQMVTRIYRCTENKLRELLGFRGRLRGQTLEPELANLIERYLDKAYAVEQAEAVEQPVIRIDTEKLASLQQESEYVRLALTIEENDPAEVKDDEVNNAEVTSNPADALHARDESTPTGDYMNTDPSTVEIATSAPIELIRLQWDESVEADLDEEWLLFAKELSPQQVHTIHVLLGASPDTELMRLAEQYGTMPALLLDEINDVAMETIGDLLIDGDRIVPDYIDVFEHVKR
- a CDS encoding DMT family transporter, translated to MLITGISLALLAGALVSLQTIFNSKVNERTGSWSTTTLVLFTGFIASFLISLLVEGKNTFSFQHMQPWYWLSGAIGVGVVFCLVQGMKLLGPTYAISIVLTSQLSFALLFDSMGWLGLEQIPFSWNQLFGVLVIVGGIVLFKFGGAKSEKSDPSDASDKSPSSLQSNF
- a CDS encoding YebC/PmpR family DNA-binding transcriptional regulator; its protein translation is MRSMSAAKKGEPDPEANRALKVVLERAKTYNVPKAIIDRAMEKAKGSGDENYEELRYEGFGPNGAMVIVDALTNNVNRTAPEVRSAFNKNAGNMGVSGSVAYMFDPTAVIGVEGKNSEEVLEILLEADVDVRDIVDEDEAVIVYAEPDQFHAVQEAFKAAGVTEFTVAELTMLAQNHIELPEDAQAQFEKLIDALEDLEDVQQVYHNVEFAE
- a CDS encoding GAF domain-containing protein yields the protein MAEPKSKKEQLLNRTLLQQGTYTNDPIDLNNCEKEPIHIPGFIQPHGVLLAINTSHVPTIVQCSQNTVDHLGIACDDILGMPLQDLIGEQYVRQLLSSSFNADVTSDLHYMNLTIAVAGEDRVFSAVLHESEGLLILEIEPFYEKEDMETTDFEWVSRFFGRIKSTDSRLEASQIAAEQVKEMLGYDRVMIYEFDEQWNGKVIAEAREQELEPFLGHHYPASDIPKQARELYLRNWLRTIVNVDYTPVEIVPMLQPLTGKPLNLSLSVLRSVSPLHIEYLQNMGVGATVTISLIHNSQLWGLITCHHYSARYVPHRVRNLCNFLGRSSRMNCSSANNWMTINPRYSHAKPLHELPTFLLETQVLHVSLRNCREKKRRC
- a CDS encoding Nif3-like dinuclear metal center hexameric protein, which encodes MNMTVQDIVLHLTDRIELPENTVDQLITGSLDRKVTGIILAFMPTHYVIEQAIKHGANLIIAHESPFYNHHSHTDWLASDPVYTDKRKLIDEAGISIYRCHDIIHRFQPDGITEGLIQALGWSPYVEQRMPEADILALPEGQNVQAIAHHVKNCLGIDYVRVTGDPDLVCERAAILVGFRGNGPVTIPLIQNKQLDLIIAGEGFEWETPEYIRDAVQQGKSKALIMLGHAESEASGMKLLADRLAEQFTELTVHFVGERPVYTVI
- a CDS encoding DMT family transporter — translated: MRGIIFALLGGACITLQGVANTRISTDMGTWQAATITQLTGFILAALILVFVRDINLQGLKQVKPMYLAGGAFGAVIIFSEVTAIQQIGVTFTISALLIAQLFLTFLVDSNGWFGVVKQKMKLPQFLGIALMITGVIIMKL
- a CDS encoding helix-turn-helix domain-containing protein, with product MKEIHNEQQLLHYLKQYQLEKVFHESLRPHMTICHFDKCELICREGETSEYLYVLVEGKIKIFTTSAQDKTLVLCFKTPLEVVGDIEYVRESDIVNTVQAVSPVIMLRIHYQWLAELASDYAPLLKFLLKIISHKFYIDSNFSNFNLMYPVEVRLASYLLSISTEEAGNVVHEELDAFNLTDIANLIGTSYRHLNRVIQKLCADELIERHQGLIMIKDRAGLREIAGHNIYE